One region of Verrucomicrobiia bacterium genomic DNA includes:
- a CDS encoding PEP-CTERM sorting domain-containing protein has product MVYGGAALVDVNWPNGLSDGTVFGNLGGVTRISVSADGQNFYLLNPSLAPVTEAALPTDSAGQFGLPPNPALTPAAFAGKTLPEIRALYGGSAGGVGYDLGWAIDAQGQPVSLQEIHYVRLSVLEGQIKLDALAAVPEPATWLLGLAGVGLLAWVRRQRNSARP; this is encoded by the coding sequence GTGGTGTATGGCGGGGCGGCCTTGGTGGATGTGAACTGGCCCAACGGCCTCTCCGATGGCACGGTGTTTGGCAACCTGGGCGGAGTGACGCGCATCTCGGTCAGCGCGGACGGCCAGAACTTTTACCTGCTCAACCCCTCGCTGGCGCCGGTGACCGAGGCCGCCCTGCCAACCGATTCCGCCGGACAGTTTGGCCTGCCGCCCAATCCGGCGCTAACCCCGGCGGCTTTTGCCGGCAAAACCCTGCCGGAGATCCGGGCCTTGTATGGCGGCTCGGCGGGCGGGGTGGGCTATGACCTGGGCTGGGCCATTGACGCCCAGGGACAACCGGTGTCCCTGCAGGAAATCCATTACGTGCGGCTCAGCGTGCTGGAGGGCCAAATCAAACTGGACGCCCTGGCGGCGGTGCCCGAGCCGGCCACCTGGCTGCTGGGGCTGGCGGGGGTGGGCTTGCTGGCGTGGGTGCGGCGTCAGCGCAACAGCGCCAGGCCATGA
- a CDS encoding DUF1559 domain-containing protein, with amino-acid sequence MKRRCAFTLVELLVVVAILAVLLALLLPALGRSQRAAQRVRCFSNLRQMGLAAQMYWDDYQGQTFRYGGTATNGGRLYWFGWMENGAEGQRAFRPELGALYPYLLGRGVELCPALDYSLASFKLKATGAAYGYGYNLCLSAPPSAPPVNVYQLKSAAETVLLADAAQINTFQPPASPDNPMLEEFYYVSTNTTERTAHFRHEQTASAVFCDGHVGSERPEPGSLDPLLPEHRVGRLRPAVLRLR; translated from the coding sequence ATGAAGCGACGCTGCGCATTCACGCTGGTGGAGCTGCTGGTGGTGGTGGCCATTCTGGCCGTGCTCCTGGCCCTGCTCCTGCCGGCGCTGGGCCGCAGCCAGCGGGCGGCGCAGCGGGTGCGGTGCTTCAGCAACCTGCGCCAGATGGGCCTGGCCGCCCAGATGTATTGGGATGATTATCAGGGCCAGACCTTCCGCTATGGCGGCACGGCCACCAACGGCGGCCGCCTGTACTGGTTTGGCTGGATGGAAAACGGCGCGGAAGGCCAGCGCGCTTTTCGCCCGGAGCTGGGGGCGCTTTATCCGTATTTGCTGGGGCGGGGGGTGGAGTTGTGTCCCGCCCTGGATTACAGCCTGGCTTCGTTCAAGCTCAAGGCCACCGGCGCGGCCTACGGCTATGGCTACAACCTGTGCCTGTCCGCTCCGCCCTCCGCCCCGCCTGTGAACGTGTATCAACTGAAGTCGGCGGCGGAAACGGTGTTGCTGGCCGATGCCGCCCAAATCAACACCTTTCAGCCGCCGGCCTCGCCCGACAATCCGATGCTGGAGGAGTTTTATTACGTGAGCACCAACACCACCGAGCGCACGGCCCATTTCCGCCACGAGCAAACCGCCAGCGCCGTGTTCTGTGACGGCCACGTCGGCAGCGAGCGTCCCGAG
- a CDS encoding cysteine-rich CWC family protein: protein MKAHPGVIDPGACPLCGQPNDCVVAAGGEVGDPCWCWGVRAAPEALARVPAALRQKVCLCRACLTRRVWDDGPSLTPWEAVKDNGA from the coding sequence ATGAAGGCTCATCCCGGCGTCATAGACCCGGGCGCCTGCCCGTTGTGCGGGCAGCCCAATGATTGTGTGGTGGCCGCCGGTGGTGAGGTGGGGGACCCCTGCTGGTGTTGGGGCGTGCGCGCCGCGCCGGAGGCGCTGGCGCGCGTGCCCGCCGCCCTGCGGCAAAAGGTGTGCCTGTGCCGCGCGTGCCTGACCCGGCGCGTGTGGGACGATGGCCCTTCCCTTACTCCGTGGGAGGCCGTGAAAGACAACGGCGCATGA